The DNA sequence GTGGAAGGCTTCCGGAAGCGGCACATCCTACCCCGGAGAGATTCAGGAATGAAAAACTATAGATCTCCGTGCTATCTGCCCGATATCCCGTAGGGCTGATTTGTCGGGTGAAGTCAAAGGTGTGGGGACTCACGGAAGCCATGCCCCAAGGAGCGACGGCGCCGGGAAATGTATTGCCGTCATTGGCGGTTCCGATCATCGGATCGACCCATTGGACGAGGTCTGTCGAAGCATGGTTGGTGCCTGCCAATGGGATGCAAGCTGAAAGCGAGGTTCCCATGAGGAGGAACAAGATCAAGCGGGCAATTCTGCAAGAATGATTCATCTTATCACGATTTATGAATCGTAACCTGCGATATTTTGATTCTGGAAGGCTTTTAATTTAGAAATCCAAAGGCAGGAGCATTTCGGAGAGAAAATCGAGCGACAAATAGCCACTGGCTATCAATTTGTTACCACAAAACGCCAACGGCCGGCCTAGACTTCCTAGACCGGCTGTTTGTGTATGGAAAAATGGTGCTATTGTACCAATATCTTCAAGAATGAGGTCTCTGATTGGAATTCCACAGCAAGCATGTACACGCCAACCTTCAAATCTGAAGGAATATCCACGGGGAGATACGTGGTCACATCCAGCGGTGAGGCAGGAGCACGCATCACCAATCGGCCATCGTGGGTGTAGAGTTGCCAACTGACCGCCTCTGGTTCGCGCGTAGCCAGATTGACCCACATTCTTCCGCCGCGATGAATCGGATTCGGAAATGCCGTCAGCGGAACCTCGGCCAAATCCAACGAAAGCACCTCCGAAAAGGAAGCCGATCCGAACAGGTCGATTTGGGCGATTCGATAAAAGGATTCCCCCAACAACGGAATGCCGTCATAGCCTTGATAGCTCTGCTGACTCGATACATAGCCCGCAGCTGGCAACGCACTCAATGCCTCGAATTCGACCCCGTCTTCCGATCGCTCGATGACATAGGAATGCGTATTTTCTTCTGCCGCGACAGTCCAGTTGAGCCGCACATTGGGAGATTCGTCCGTGAGCGTGAAGTCCAGCCAATCAGCTTCGAGCGTGAAAGTCGCCGGATCGAACAAGTCTCGGGAGCGGACGATGGTTTCGTCCAAGTTGGGCCCCGACCATGAGAGTCTGGCGGTGGCATCTCCGCTGGCTTCATAGTATTCCATGACAAACGGCACTTTGTCCCCGCCATTCAGATCGATAGTGGCGGTTCTAGTGGTAAGGCCGCTGGACGTCCAATCGTCGATGATCCATTGATCGCGTATTTTGAGCCGCACGCCATCATCGGTTTCTGCTTTGAATTCGTAGGTGCCACTTTCATCCGGATCGAGGAACCCTTCCCACCGTACGCTGAATTCGTCTTCAGGCATTTCAAGCGAAGGGGCCGCTGATCCCCATTCGAAGAGAATCGCCGTATCCAATCGCGAGAATACCACCGAATCAAATCCAATTCCTGCAAAATAGGACCCTCGGATTCCTTGTCCCACCTCTGCCGGATCGGCTACCTCAAAGCGAATCTCCAAAGGCTCCGCAGCTCGATGGAGGCTATCCCCAGGTTGGAGGACGTGAATTTCCACAATACCGGGCGTGCCGTCCAGGGTGACGCGGCTGGCAGTAAGGCTCGCGGGCCCAGAGATCCATTGGAATTCCACGGGCAAACCGCTGGAAGCTTGTGCCAATAGGAAGAAATCAGGATCAGTCATCAGCTTGAATCCAACTGGAAGCGCCGCGATCAATTGCTTGAGTTTGCCTGCTGGAGGATAGAGAAAATCCGCAGGTATGAGCTCGTAAGGCTGACTTTCGCTCTCCCAGTAGAGCGATGTTTTGGCACTGCCAGTCTGATCGCGGTATTCGAGAACGATGTCTACTTTTTGTCCGGAGATCAAGGCCGTACTCCCCAGATAGGTTTGATTTCCCGTGAGGTTCCACGCATCGATCAGCAATTGTCCATCCACCCAAAGGCGAATGCCTCCATCTGCGGTGACGGTAAAGTCATACGTCTCGGAAAATACGGGAAGCAATTGACCTTCCCATTTCACCGCAAAATCATCTGTTGGAGTTCCCAAGAAAGGGCTTCCCTGTCCCCAAATGAAGTCCACCCTCGAATCGATCCGCTGAAAGAGCGTGTCGGTCTGCGAAGCATCTGCAAAGTAAGTTCCGCGCAGGCCTGTACCCAATTCCTCGGGAGCGCTCGTCATGTTCATGATCCATTCCACGATGAGGTTGACGCCTGCCGTATCAACCTTGCGCTTGGCGATTGGGGGCATCCCTACTCCCTCTCTGGTGGATTTGAGGCGCTGATACAGCAAGGATTTGGCTGTGTCTTGTGGGACAATCAGTTTGGCGCCCTCGATCCCGAGATCATTGGAGACTGGCTCGCCAAAGAGTTTCTGAGCAAATAACGGGACATTCAACCGCGCGTCGAATTCACTGCGGTTGGCAGTTCCGGGGCGGTGGCAGGAGCTACAGTTGGCATCGAGATAGGACCGGGCACGGAATTCCAATGACTGGCTGGTATCGTCGGATTTGGCGGAGGTCAGGTAGGTCGCAGTGTCTTGCAGGGAAATGGAACTCTCGAACCAATCCAAGAACTCATAGGTCTCCAGCTGATGTCCGCTCCTGCCGGAGGATGGGTAGAACGCATGGCCATTGAGCTGACGCGTATGGGGTCCTAGTACCTGTTTGGCGGCTACATTGTGGCAGACGAGGCAGGTGGAACGGTCGGGGTATTCCCAGATTTGCTGACGAGTCCCAGTCGCGGTGGCGATGGACAACGTGTCAAATGCACCGCCCCCGAGTAGCTCAGCATCGGTTTGCGCATCATTCCATTTGTAGGTCAGGCCATAGTACAGACCATCGGACCCGTGTACCATAAATCGGGTTTCCAGCTTCTTGCGAATGGCGGGATTTTGTTCATCCAGTTCCATTTCGAAGTGCTTGATAAACACGGTTCCTTCCGGAAAACTCCATTCCTGATTCTCCGAAAAAGCGATCTGCTCGCTCGGATCATCATGTACGCCATCATTGGGCAGGACAATCCATCGCGTTTTGACGGCTTGATCTGACCAGAATGGGACATTCATTTCGTAGGGGATGATTCCCAATGCAGGGGTCATGGTCGTCAAATCCGAAAAGGCGCCTGTGGCCGACAACCATTGAGGGGCGGATTCGGTCGTGGAGGAGGCTTTGAGGGTGTAAATTTCCGACCCTTCCCCTTGGCCCATGAGGTAGAGTTCGCCGGCAGCATCGGTCCCAAAACTGACGAGGTTCCCGGGAGAGAATGACCCCATCAATTCCTTGGTGGAAGTACCTGTTCCTGCGTCATAATCCACAGACCAGAGCTTCCCGGTTACGTAATCTCCACATACATACTTGCCCACCAAACTGGGAAACTTACTCCCGCGATAGACATAGCCCCCGATGATGGATTGGGCGTCGCTTCTGCCAAAATCCAAGACAGGTTCTGTCAATGTTCCCACCAATTCAGCCGGCTCTTCCCAAGGGCCAGAATAAGTCCCTTCGCGAAAAGGCCATCCGTAATTGGCACCGATCTTCACGATGTTCAGTTCGTCCCTTTTGTAATCGCCGATTTCTCCGATCCATAGCTGTCCGGTGACAGGATCGTGGGTCAGGCGGTGCGGTGCTCGATTGCCGATGGCGCAATATTCTTCGAATAGATCCCCATTGGGATTGAGGAAGGGGTTGTCGTTGGGGATGAAATAACCGACGCCACTGATCTCGTCTGTGTTTCCACTGGCCCCTTGAATGGTCCGGATCGGGGGGTGGCTTCTGGCAGGATCTTGGTTCACATCGATGCGGAGGGTGCCTCCTTCGAGTGAATTGACGAGATCTTGCGAAGGTCCGTATTTAAATTGATCGCCCAATGTCAGATAGAGCATACTGTCGGAACCAAATGTCAATCCGCCTCCTCGGTGAGAACCATTGTACAGGCGTAGATTGAGCATGCGAACCTCGCTGGTGGTATCTATCGCACTGGCGCCATCCGGTACGGTGAACCGGGAAAGCCGCATGTAGCAATTGAAGAATCCGTTGGCCCAAGCTGGCGGATAGTAGGCATTTCGGCTCTGACGGGCACAGTAGAGCAGGTAGACATATCCCCGATTGGGTGAATTGGGCTGACCATATTCGGGATGGAATGCCATCCCAAACATGCCGCCATCCCACACCATGGCCGTCTGGTCCGCCAAATCAGCAAAGACGGCTTTTTGAGGATTGGGAGCGCCTTGGTCAAATTGATAGACCATGCCATTTCGCTGGCCCACGATGAGCTGATCGGTTCCCGGCATGGGAAGCATGAAGATCATATCATCGAATGTCAGGTCAGGAAAGGCCCGCTCGACCTCCCAAGAGACCACCCCGCTGGGCGTACTCGATGGAAAGACTCCGTTGAGGTAGGGGCCGACAGGCTCAGCTTGGTCGAGCCCGGAGGACAGGATGGCCATCGGCAATGCGGCACTGATGAGGCAAACGCCCAGCCATGGCAGCCACCAGAGGCGTTTTCGAGATACAGCAGAAGGTCGGTTGTTCATATCTTTTGAAAGGTCGAGCAGCTCGGGACGCGCCTGAGATCCATCGTCTCATGGAACTTTCCACGCGTGAAGGATTAGAATGCTGGAAAAATAATAAAAAACCGATCCAATTGAGATGATAAAATCGGTTAAGGAAATTTCTTCGGGATTCTTGGAAGGCTTGGCGGATTTGGGCGATCCCCAGCGGATGGTCCATGAATATGTCTCTGGGGAGCATGACCGCTGGGTCGGTCCCTTGCGTACTCGCTGGCGCTCGGTCTCCGATCCGTGGGCGAGAGATCGCCACCCACGGATCGGAGACGCCTCACCAAGTTCGGCCACTTCAGGCACCTATCGCCGCACAAGCCAGCCGCACATTTGAGCAGGAGCCGGATTACCCACGGGCCGACACACTGCCCGAAATCCGGCTCAGCTAAGGAGAAAGCGCTGTAGGCGCGACACCTCATAGGCGAGGGTTTCCAACCCTTGACTATGTAGAGAGCGCCCCCCTGTGTCATTCTGAAAAATCTGAAGGGCGGGCCTTTGGCGGGGGATTTATTCAGAATCTAGGGAGGAATGAATGCCCAGATCCTGAATCGGCCCCCATCGCATGAAGCCTCTGCAACGGCCGTTCAGGATGACATGATTAGGCTGGATTGCATGCTGCCCCCCCTGTGTCATTCTGAAAAATCTGAAGGGCGGACCTGTGCGTTGGGGGATTTATTCAGAATCTAGGGAGAAATGAATGCCCAACGCCCCGAAAGATCCTGAATCGGCCCCCATCGCTAGAAGCCTCGGCTACGGCTGTTCAGGATGACATGATTAGGCTGGATTGCATGCTACCCCTCCCTGTGTCATTCTGAAAAATCTGAAGGGCGGGCCTTTGGGCGGGGGATTTATTCAGAATCTAGGGAGAAATGAATGCCCAACGCCCCGAAAGATCCTGAATCGGCCCCCATCGCATGAAGCCTCTGCAACGGCCGTTCAGGATGACATGATTAGGCTGGATTGCATGCTGCCCCCCCTGTGTCATTCTGAAAAATCTGAAGGGCGGACCTGTGCGTTGGGGGATTTATTCAGAATCTAGGGAGAAATGAATGCCCAACGCCCCGAAAGATCCTGAATCGGCCCCCATCGCATGAAGCCTCTGCAACGGCCGTTCAGGATGACATGATTAGGCTGGATTGCATGCTACCCCTCCCTGTGTCATTCTGAAAAATCTGAAGGGCGGGCCTTTGGGCGGGGGATTTATTCAGAATCTAGAGAGGAATGAATGCCCAGATCCTGAATCGCCCCCCATCGCTAGAAGCCTCTGCAACGGCCGTTCAGGATGACATGATTAGGTTGGATTGCATGCTGCCCCCCCTGTGTCATTCTGAAAAATCTGAAGGGCGGGCCTTTGGGCGGGGGATTTATTCAGAATCTATAGAGGAATGAATGCCCAGATCCTGAATCGCCCCCCATCGCTAGAAGCCTCTGCAACGGCCGTTCAGGATGACATGATTAGGCTGGATTGCATGCTGCCCCCTCCCTGTGTCATTCTGAAAAATCTGAAGGGCGGGCCTTTGGGCGGGGGATTTATTCAGAATCTATAGAGGAATGAATGCCCAGATCCTGAATCGGCCCCCATCGCTAGAAGCCTCTGCAACGGCCGTTCAGGATGACATGATTAGGCTGGATTGCATGCTACCCCTCCCTGTGTCATTCTGAAAAATCTGAAGGGCGGACCTGTGCGTTGGGGATTTATTCAGAATCTAGGGAGGAATGAATGCCCAGATCCTGAATCGCCCCCCATCGCTAGAAGCCTCTGCAACGGCCGTTCAGGATGACATGATTAGGTTGGATTGCATGCTGCCCCCCCTGTGTCATTCTGAAAAATCTGAAGGGCGGGCCTTTGGGCGGGGGATTTATTCAGAATCTATAGAGGAATGAATGCCCAGATCCTGAATCGGCCCCCATCGCATGAAGCCTCTGCAACGGCCGTTCAGGATGACATGATTAGGCTGGATTGCATGCTACCCCTCCCTGTGTCATTCTGAAAAATCTGAAGGGCGGACCTGTGCGTTGGGGATTTATTCAGAATCTAGAGAGGAATGAATGCCCAGATCCTGAATCGCCCCCCATCGCTAGAAGCCTCTGCAACGGCCGTTCAGGATGACATGATTAGGTTGGATTGCATGCTGCCCCCCCTGTGTCATTCTGAAAAATCTGAAGGGCGGGCCTTTGGGCGGGGGATTTATTCAGAATCTATAGAGGAATGAATGCCCAGATCCTGAATCGGCCCCCATCGCTAGAAGCCTCTGCAACGGCCGTTCAGGATGACATGATTAGGCTGGATTGCATGCTGCCCCCCTGTGTCATTCTGAAAAATCTGAAGGGCGGGCCTTTGGGCGGGGGATTTATTCAGAATCTAGGGAGGAATGAATGCCCAGATCCTGAATCGGCCCCCATCGCTAGAAGCCTCTGCAACGGCCGTTCAGGATGACATGATTAGGCTGGATTGCATGCTGCCCCTTGCATGAAAAGTAAGCCCTTGTCCCAGGCCCCCTTGGCGATTTCCTTTGGATGCCTTGCAGCCCGAGCAGGAGCCGGATTACCCACGGACCGACGCACTGGCCGAAATCCGGCTCAGCGAGATTCCACCTCTGCCGCCGACACATGGGCCTAGGCTGATGGCAGGCTGGAATGACGTGATGGGATTGGGTGAAATCCGGCTCAGCCAAGGAGAAAACGCAGAAAATGTTGAAACAAAGAAAAGCCCAAGAAACGTGCGATTCTTGGGCTTGGTGTTGTTGGCGGTCCGGACGGGACTCGAACCCGCGACCCCATGCGTGACAGGCATGTATTCTAACCAACTGAACTACCGGACCAGTGTGTCAATGCGATTGCAAAGGTAGGTCTTTTCGGGGATTACGCAAGTTTTTGGGCTGGAAAATTTGAAACTCGATGTTTCTTAATTGATAATCAGGAGACTCGGGTTGAAAGTTTTTTTCGATGAAGTTTGTATATTGGATATGCACGAGATCGGGGATATTCCGATTTTCTCCTCCTTCCCATATCCCGCGGCATCAATCTCGAAAAAATGCCGACCTTTGTCCCCATGCGGGATCCCAAAGCTGTATTGAAGGCCCATTGGGGCTATGATGAATTCCGGCCGATGCAGGCGGATATCGTTCAGAGCGTCCTCGATGGTCAGGATACCCTGGCGCTGCTTCCCACGGGTGGCGGGAAATCCATCTGTTTTCAGGTGCCTGCCATGTGCCTCGACGGTATGGCTATTGTCATTTCTCCACTGATCGCTCTGATGAAGGATCAGGTCGAGCGACTCAACCAATTGGGCATTCCAGCAACCTATATCAACAGTGCGATGTCCAAATCCCAAGTGGATCTCAAGCTCCAAGGGGCGATGGATGGCCTGTATAAATTCCTGTACCTCGCGCCTGAGCGCATCCAATCGGACATGTTCAAGATGCGGCTGCCACAGATGCAGGTTTCACGACTGATCGTGGACGAGGCGCATTGTATCTCGCAGTGGGGCTATGATTTTCGCCCT is a window from the Pontibacter sp. G13 genome containing:
- a CDS encoding PA14 domain-containing protein; protein product: MNNRPSAVSRKRLWWLPWLGVCLISAALPMAILSSGLDQAEPVGPYLNGVFPSSTPSGVVSWEVERAFPDLTFDDMIFMLPMPGTDQLIVGQRNGMVYQFDQGAPNPQKAVFADLADQTAMVWDGGMFGMAFHPEYGQPNSPNRGYVYLLYCARQSRNAYYPPAWANGFFNCYMRLSRFTVPDGASAIDTTSEVRMLNLRLYNGSHRGGGLTFGSDSMLYLTLGDQFKYGPSQDLVNSLEGGTLRIDVNQDPARSHPPIRTIQGASGNTDEISGVGYFIPNDNPFLNPNGDLFEEYCAIGNRAPHRLTHDPVTGQLWIGEIGDYKRDELNIVKIGANYGWPFREGTYSGPWEEPAELVGTLTEPVLDFGRSDAQSIIGGYVYRGSKFPSLVGKYVCGDYVTGKLWSVDYDAGTGTSTKELMGSFSPGNLVSFGTDAAGELYLMGQGEGSEIYTLKASSTTESAPQWLSATGAFSDLTTMTPALGIIPYEMNVPFWSDQAVKTRWIVLPNDGVHDDPSEQIAFSENQEWSFPEGTVFIKHFEMELDEQNPAIRKKLETRFMVHGSDGLYYGLTYKWNDAQTDAELLGGGAFDTLSIATATGTRQQIWEYPDRSTCLVCHNVAAKQVLGPHTRQLNGHAFYPSSGRSGHQLETYEFLDWFESSISLQDTATYLTSAKSDDTSQSLEFRARSYLDANCSSCHRPGTANRSEFDARLNVPLFAQKLFGEPVSNDLGIEGAKLIVPQDTAKSLLYQRLKSTREGVGMPPIAKRKVDTAGVNLIVEWIMNMTSAPEELGTGLRGTYFADASQTDTLFQRIDSRVDFIWGQGSPFLGTPTDDFAVKWEGQLLPVFSETYDFTVTADGGIRLWVDGQLLIDAWNLTGNQTYLGSTALISGQKVDIVLEYRDQTGSAKTSLYWESESQPYELIPADFLYPPAGKLKQLIAALPVGFKLMTDPDFFLLAQASSGLPVEFQWISGPASLTASRVTLDGTPGIVEIHVLQPGDSLHRAAEPLEIRFEVADPAEVGQGIRGSYFAGIGFDSVVFSRLDTAILFEWGSAAPSLEMPEDEFSVRWEGFLDPDESGTYEFKAETDDGVRLKIRDQWIIDDWTSSGLTTRTATIDLNGGDKVPFVMEYYEASGDATARLSWSGPNLDETIVRSRDLFDPATFTLEADWLDFTLTDESPNVRLNWTVAAEENTHSYVIERSEDGVEFEALSALPAAGYVSSQQSYQGYDGIPLLGESFYRIAQIDLFGSASFSEVLSLDLAEVPLTAFPNPIHRGGRMWVNLATREPEAVSWQLYTHDGRLVMRAPASPLDVTTYLPVDIPSDLKVGVYMLAVEFQSETSFLKILVQ